A region from the Candidatus Equadaptatus faecalis genome encodes:
- a CDS encoding V-type ATP synthase subunit A, with the protein MDAKNRTGIVSYVNGPVVKAENMGGFAVREVVYVGRRKLTGEIINIENGEATIQIYEDSSGLTTGEQVTGSGESVSVEVGPGLLGSFFDGIGRPLDKLLQLHGKYIMSGASVSMLDKEKLWDITPAAKEGDTISGGSVLATVQETPLLLHKIMAPPDAEGRLTWVVPAGKYAGKETIARYINTAGKEVEIPMIQRWPVRTPRPYAERLLPDKPFITGQRVIDGLFPMAKGGTACIPGGFGTGKTVTQHQLAKWGDAQVVIYIGCGERGNEMTDVLEQFPVLEDPRSGHPLMERTILIANTSNMPVAAREASIYTGITLGEYFRDMGYDVAIMADSTSRWAEALRELSGRLEEIPAEEGFPAYLPSRLAEFYERAGRVLTLNGSTGSITVIGAVSPPGGDFTEPVTRHTKRFIRCFWELDRNLANARHYPAISWTDSYSEYADELSDWFCGHIDPHWTENRTQARAILAADIKIQQIINLVGEDVLPDDQRLTSFAAYLIKNGFLQQNSFSSDSCCPPEKTFRILDTILYFYNGAVKLIKKGVPISIIKNDESVSAIVRLRELSAEDASACGELKVRIAEHFRRVEAECLKETEADLDA; encoded by the coding sequence ATGGATGCAAAGAACAGAACCGGCATAGTTTCCTACGTGAACGGACCTGTCGTAAAAGCCGAAAACATGGGCGGCTTCGCGGTGCGCGAGGTAGTTTACGTCGGCAGACGGAAACTTACCGGTGAAATTATCAATATAGAAAACGGCGAAGCGACGATACAGATTTATGAAGATTCGTCTGGACTGACGACCGGAGAGCAGGTCACAGGCAGCGGCGAATCAGTATCTGTAGAAGTCGGCCCGGGGCTTCTCGGAAGCTTTTTCGACGGCATAGGCAGACCTCTTGACAAACTGCTTCAGCTTCACGGCAAATACATTATGTCTGGAGCTTCGGTTTCAATGCTTGACAAGGAGAAGCTCTGGGACATTACGCCCGCCGCGAAAGAAGGCGACACGATTTCAGGCGGCTCCGTGCTTGCAACGGTGCAGGAAACACCGCTTCTTCTGCACAAAATCATGGCACCGCCGGACGCAGAAGGCAGACTCACATGGGTTGTTCCGGCAGGAAAATATGCAGGCAAAGAAACAATAGCGCGTTACATAAACACCGCAGGCAAAGAAGTTGAAATACCGATGATTCAGCGCTGGCCGGTCAGGACACCGCGTCCGTATGCGGAACGCCTTCTGCCTGACAAGCCTTTCATAACGGGACAGCGCGTCATAGACGGACTCTTCCCGATGGCAAAAGGCGGCACAGCCTGTATTCCCGGCGGTTTCGGAACAGGAAAAACCGTTACGCAGCACCAGCTTGCAAAGTGGGGCGACGCCCAGGTTGTAATATACATAGGCTGCGGAGAACGCGGCAACGAAATGACTGACGTTCTGGAGCAGTTCCCCGTTCTTGAAGACCCTCGTTCGGGGCACCCGCTTATGGAACGCACGATTCTTATCGCAAACACATCAAACATGCCTGTCGCGGCGCGCGAGGCGTCAATTTACACGGGAATAACACTCGGAGAATATTTCCGCGACATGGGCTACGACGTCGCGATAATGGCTGATTCGACCTCGCGCTGGGCGGAAGCTTTGCGCGAGCTTTCGGGACGCCTTGAAGAAATCCCTGCCGAAGAAGGTTTCCCTGCCTATCTTCCGAGCCGTCTGGCAGAATTTTACGAGCGCGCAGGCAGAGTTTTAACGCTTAACGGCAGCACAGGCTCAATAACCGTTATAGGCGCCGTTTCCCCTCCGGGAGGCGACTTCACCGAGCCTGTCACCCGCCACACAAAACGCTTTATACGCTGTTTCTGGGAGCTTGACAGAAATCTCGCCAACGCACGCCACTACCCTGCCATTTCATGGACCGATTCGTACAGCGAATACGCTGACGAGCTTTCTGATTGGTTCTGCGGGCATATCGACCCGCACTGGACGGAGAACAGAACACAGGCAAGGGCAATTCTCGCAGCCGACATCAAAATACAGCAGATTATAAATCTCGTGGGAGAAGACGTTCTTCCTGACGATCAGAGGCTTACGTCATTTGCCGCGTACCTGATTAAAAACGGCTTCCTTCAGCAGAACTCTTTCAGCAGCGATTCATGCTGTCCGCCGGAAAAGACTTTCCGGATTCTGGATACGATACTGTATTTCTACAACGGAGCCGTAAAACTCATCAAAAAGGGAGTTCCGATTTCAATCATAAAAAACGACGAATCCGTATCCGCAATAGTCAGACTTCGCGAACTTTCAGCCGAAGATGCTTCTGCCTGCGGCGAACTGAAAGTACGGATAGCGGAACATTTCCGCCGCGTCGAAGCCGAATGTTTAAAAGAAACGGAGGCTGATTTGGATGCTTAA
- a CDS encoding V-type ATP synthase subunit F, protein MKAYLISSDRDTLAGMRFAGIRGSLVRTREEADEAFRRACSMKELAILAVTERAAELAPETVQSLRERNGLPVVVEIPDRFGSIHGENYLADRVQEAIGVKMR, encoded by the coding sequence ATGAAAGCATATCTGATCAGCAGCGACAGGGATACTCTTGCCGGTATGCGTTTTGCGGGCATACGCGGCAGTCTTGTCCGTACGCGGGAGGAAGCGGACGAAGCTTTCCGCCGCGCCTGTTCAATGAAGGAACTGGCAATTCTCGCCGTTACGGAAAGGGCTGCGGAACTTGCGCCTGAAACGGTGCAGAGTCTCAGGGAACGGAACGGACTTCCTGTCGTTGTGGAAATACCTGACAGATTCGGCAGCATACACGGTGAAAATTATCTCGCAGACAGGGTACAGGAAGCAATAGGGGTGAAGATGCGGTGA
- a CDS encoding ATPase: protein MTGLFISAATVLALVCSGYVMQKRNTKGSTALYAAILCISCLLVLGGVIMSFAPSAQAAEAPSQAAGYGIGEGLGFLAAALVTAISCLAAAYTVANVGSSAIGLIAEKPEMLGATLIYLGLSEGIAIYGLIVSMLILQKF from the coding sequence ATGACAGGTTTATTCATCTCGGCAGCAACAGTTTTGGCTCTCGTATGCAGCGGTTACGTAATGCAGAAGAGGAATACAAAGGGCAGCACGGCTCTTTACGCAGCAATTCTCTGCATTTCCTGCCTGCTCGTTTTAGGCGGCGTAATAATGTCGTTCGCGCCTTCGGCACAGGCAGCCGAAGCGCCGTCACAGGCGGCAGGCTACGGCATCGGCGAAGGTCTCGGTTTTCTGGCGGCGGCTTTGGTAACGGCTATTTCCTGCCTGGCGGCAGCTTACACCGTTGCAAACGTCGGTTCATCGGCTATCGGTCTTATCGCCGAAAAGCCTGAAATGCTCGGCGCAACTCTTATCTATCTCGGACTTTCCGAAGGTATCGCAATTTACGGTCTTATCGTATCAATGCTGATTCTGCAAAAATTCTGA